The following coding sequences lie in one Nocardioides sambongensis genomic window:
- a CDS encoding flavin-containing monooxygenase, with protein MTTSAPPTTAIIGAGISGLTAAKMLEDYAIPYTVFETSDRVGGNWAFGNPNGHSSAYRSLHIDTSKHQLSFKDFPMPAEYPDFPHHTQIKEYLDSYADTFGLRDRIEFRNGVVHAQRRPGGGWELEDQAGERRSFDLLVVANGHHWDPRTAEFPGEFTGETIHSHAYVDPWTPLHLMDKRILVVGLGNSAADITVELSQKAMRNEVTLSTRSSAWIVPKLMYGKAADMNYRTNPHLPLSWQRKAAQWGQRFTASDPTLYGLPKPNHKFFEAHPTQSGELPLRLKSGDVTPKGNIARLDGETVHFEDGTSADFDVIIYATGYNITFPFFDPAFISAPDNDIRLFKRMFKPGLDDVVFIGFAQATPTLFPFVESQARLLGAYAAGRYALPPAEQMEQVIDADRQLYTGHVLDRPRHTQQLDYFVYEHDLRAKELPAGMDRLAAGAPGYVPATSSVAAG; from the coding sequence ATGACCACCAGCGCACCCCCCACCACCGCGATCATCGGCGCCGGCATCAGCGGTCTCACGGCTGCCAAGATGCTCGAGGACTACGCGATCCCCTACACCGTCTTCGAGACCTCGGACCGGGTCGGTGGCAACTGGGCGTTCGGCAACCCCAACGGGCACAGCAGCGCCTACCGGTCGCTGCACATCGACACCTCCAAGCACCAGCTGTCCTTCAAGGACTTCCCGATGCCCGCGGAGTATCCCGACTTCCCGCACCACACCCAGATCAAGGAGTACCTCGACTCCTACGCCGACACCTTCGGCCTGCGTGACCGGATCGAGTTCCGCAACGGCGTCGTCCACGCGCAGCGACGTCCCGGCGGGGGCTGGGAGCTCGAGGACCAGGCGGGGGAGCGCCGGTCGTTCGACCTGCTGGTGGTCGCCAACGGGCACCACTGGGACCCGCGCACGGCCGAGTTCCCCGGTGAGTTCACCGGGGAGACGATCCACTCGCACGCCTACGTCGACCCGTGGACGCCGCTGCACCTGATGGACAAGCGGATCCTGGTGGTCGGCCTCGGCAACAGCGCCGCCGACATCACCGTCGAGCTCTCCCAGAAGGCGATGCGCAACGAGGTCACGCTCTCCACCCGCAGCAGTGCCTGGATCGTGCCGAAGCTGATGTACGGCAAGGCCGCCGACATGAACTACCGCACCAACCCCCACCTTCCGCTCAGCTGGCAGCGGAAGGCGGCACAGTGGGGCCAGCGGTTCACCGCGTCCGACCCCACGCTCTACGGGCTGCCGAAGCCCAACCACAAGTTCTTCGAGGCCCACCCGACCCAGTCGGGCGAGCTCCCGCTGCGGCTGAAGTCCGGCGACGTGACCCCGAAGGGGAACATCGCCCGCCTGGACGGCGAGACCGTCCACTTCGAGGACGGCACCAGCGCCGACTTCGACGTGATCATCTACGCGACCGGCTACAACATCACCTTCCCGTTCTTCGACCCCGCCTTCATCAGCGCGCCGGACAACGACATCCGACTCTTCAAGCGGATGTTCAAGCCCGGCCTCGACGACGTGGTGTTCATCGGGTTCGCCCAGGCCACCCCGACGCTCTTCCCGTTCGTCGAGTCCCAGGCCCGGCTGCTCGGCGCCTACGCCGCCGGGAGGTACGCGCTCCCGCCGGCGGAGCAGATGGAGCAGGTGATCGACGCCGACCGGCAGCTCTACACCGGACACGTCCTGGACCGGCCGCGGCACACCCAGCAGCTCGACTACTTCGTCTACGAGCACGACCTACGGGCCAAGGAGCTGCCGGCGGGGATGGACCGGCTCGCCGCCGGTGCACCCGGATACGTGCCCGCGACGTCGTCGGTGGCAGCCGGGTGA